One segment of Strix aluco isolate bStrAlu1 chromosome 4, bStrAlu1.hap1, whole genome shotgun sequence DNA contains the following:
- the ZNF106 gene encoding zinc finger protein 106 isoform X1 — protein MVRERKCVLCHIVYNSKKEMEEHMRSMLHHRELENLKGRDSNHECRVCRVTLVGLSAYAKHISSQLHKDSVDAHDRKEEEKEEAEEEYLDKELIQLIKQRKERNRQAEPGCANKELECEDRRSQRRREERGAYKEREAYDQSSWHHHNASQRDWKWEKDDYINPRQGKFSHSQRNLTTSRHSGGPRGRSGRHQNVSGSSSNWHNYGNSGNAWHARERGGGTSNWHHSSARERNSTWHSEGTSHFSSWNSKSYGGNWKSSSHGANGWNFGNSGDTYSVEPNKYNKERYAWQRQEKDIDVLPYRDQKNRSDLLDFTSDKLPSEGMLDFGMSKQQESKISRSSGKSGSPSRDKMYRWTPYPSQKAAEQQPWSEDNISKTPDKMGSVFMPLTDSSMKGKTCEANVSLAKLRKWEASSPCNVTSDHLDSCKVMKDCSSGEKPDKDNGRSNKMPSLKSPLLSITDVKLPSPKQDTNSLLKNVRLLLSSTSGKEQNHLNALNLETNSFSSYSSKLKGACGGNLEDNKDVLGRNLGEPINNLSEAEQNPKDIQSNPSLQNIPLSSCKDTGDQNGEETGKALPKNEFRLDSLEDVSDDDLTGSEKSEARIEKLGSSVSSCLPCDTPEGKPATSEKEDDEKPAPSSIASADIKDSMFQMESTVSPSSGQDHLHVDLKASPHDGEGDEERVKSHDHFEMEGFENPSDHELQKGGSQSLGLLLPDLSKLGLPASLQRDLTRHISLKSKVGTHLPEPNLNNARRIRNVSGHRKSETEKESGLKPTLRQILSASRRNVNWDQVIQQVTKKKQELGKGLPRFGIEMVPLVQNEQEGLELGEESDLSTLEGFQWEGISLAVPGSARKRSFSESSVIADRNPSAYSFFSEQAKLKESGQKQITAASHSHHVTSGCKASADIEADLKQETSSLPLSPFMSERTETSGRRHSLQATSEVTGLTKQEQESPEKRIPLLEKQNVLEISEENCSASNNASLLAVSNNIDAATDSSCTSGTEQNDSQGIGKKRRATGEGSSPEIPSLERKNKRRRIKGKKERSQVDQLLAISLREEELSKSLHSVDSSLLQARAALQAAYVEVQRFLVLKQQITMEMSTLRSQRIQILQGLQETYEPSELSEQLSCSVLSERRNTKSQMVAELIPAGSFLPLLDTLSSSVPSLGTSVHVNMPSPFQSSGIIPTAPPDSSVQVKREPVSPKGSEENVNSVLQSSPCASRAEEVEQKDEETNQQTSVYPVISATISLSELAACFQHTDQDVHKPAADREKAGLSENPSPHSLPVFSKKEANDTVTESFLLDQCSPSLPKHSILLEMPMDKSPKLSAEPSEQQTTTTVVPAEKGNRRRRKLRKKKTLRAAHVPENSDTEQDIIDSKPARKIKGGKVPKGEKVTTSTPPRQEDGAMAQTARTKDENDSDASLELVEVPAPLCEVVDVGSSESGDEKPDSPSKRDSRSSVDQAILGASCAGYDEVSSTSEIGTNYRDDVKRSVAETQTSISSSLRGSKNSSEVSSEPGEDEEPTEGNFEGHLAAVNAIQIFGNLLYTCSADRTVCAYNLVSRKCVAIFEGHTSKVNCLLVTQTNGKNAALYTGSSDHTINCYNIKSKECMEQFKLEDRVLCLHSRWRILYAGLANGSVVTFSIKNNKQLDTFECHGPRAVSCLATAQEGARKLLVVGSYDCTISVRDARNGLLLRTLEGHSKTILCMKVVNDLVFSGSSDQSVHAHNIHTGELVRIYKGHNHAVTVVNILGKVMVTACLDKFVRVYELQSHDRLQVYGGHTDMIMCMTIHKSMIYTGCYDGSVRAVRLNLMQNYRCWWHGCSLIFGVVDHLKQHLLSDHTNPNFQTLKCRWKNCDAFFTSRKGSKQDALGHIERHAEDDSRIDS, from the exons ATGGTTCGAGAACGAAAATGCGTATTATGTCACATTGTGTACAACTCAAAAAAG GAGATGGAAGAACACATGAGAAGCATGCTTCACCACAGAGAACTTGAAAACCTGAAGGGAAG GGACAGCAACCATGAATGCCGGGTGTGCAGGGTGACACTGGTGGGTTTGTCAGCATATGCCAAGCACATCTCCAGCCAGCTGCACAAAGACAGTGTTGATGCCCATgacagaaaagaggaagagaaagaagaggcagaagaagaATACCTTGACAAAGAACTCATTCAGCTAATCAAGCAAAGGAAGGAACGGAACCG GCAAGCTGAACCAGGCTGTGCAAACAAAGAATTAGAATGTGAAGACAGGAGATCACAGAGAAGGCGAGAAGAAAGAGGTGCTTACAAAGAAAGAGAAGCTTATGATCAGTCATCATGGCATCATCATAATGCATCACAAAGGGACTGGAAGTGGGAAAAGGATGATTATATTAATCCTAGACAGGGCAAATTTTCACACTCTCAGAGGAACCTTACTACAAGCAGACATTCAGGTGGCCCAAGGGGACGCTCTGGGAGGCACCAAAATGTTTCAGGAAGCTCTTCAAATTGGCATAACTATGGGAATTCTGGAAATGCTTGGCATGcaagagagaggggaggaggaacaTCAAATTGGCATCACAGTAGTGCCAGGGAGAGAAATTCTACTTGGCACTCAGAAGGAACAAGTCATTTTTCTAGCTGGAATTCCAAGAGTTATGGAGGAAACTGGAAATCTAGTTCTCATGGTGCAAATGGCTGGAATTTTGGAAACTCAGGAGATACATATTCGGTAGAGCCAAATAAATATAATAAGGAAAGATATGCATGGCAGCGTCAGGAGAAAGACATTGATGTTCTGCCATACAGAGATCAAAAAAATAGAAGTGACTTGCTTGATTTTACTAGTGATAAACTTCCTTCTGAGGGCATGTTGGATTTTGGTATGTCGAAGCaacaagaaagcaaaatttcAAGATCCAGTGGAAAAAGTGGCAGTCCTTCCAGAGATAAAATGTATCGCTGGACTCCCTACCCATCCCAGAAAGCTGCAGAGCAGCAACCATGGTCTGAAGATAACATTTCTAAAACTCCAGATAAAATGGGTTCTGTATTTATGCCTCTTACCGATTCAtcaatgaaaggaaaaacttGTGAAGCCAATGTTAGCCTTGCAAAACTTAGAAAATGGGAAGCATCTTCCCCCTGTAATGTAACCTCAGATCACCTTGATTCTTGCAAGGTAATGAAAGACTGTTCCAGTGGTGAAAAGCCTGACAAAGACAATGGCAGAAGTAATAAGATGCCATCACTGAAATCCCCCCTTCTGAGTATCACAGATGTGAAGTTACCTTCCCCAAAGCAGGACACAAACAGTCTCTTAAAAAATGTCAGGCTTCTGTTATCCTCAACTAGTGGCAAAGAGCAGAATCATTTGAATGCGCTGAACTTGGAAACAAACAGTTTCTCCTCTTATTCATCAAAGCTGAAGGGTGCATGTGGTGGTAACTTAGAAGACAACAAAGATGTGCTTGGTAGAAATCTTGGAGAGCCTATTAATAACTTAAGTGAAGCAGAGCAAAACCCCAAAGATATTCAGTCCAACCCTTCCTTGCAAAATATTCCCTTAAGCTCTTGCAAGGATACAGGTGACCAGAATGGGGAAGAAACTGGGAAAGCATTGCCAAAGAATGAGTTCAGACTAGATTCATTAGAAGATGTAAGCGATGATGATTTAACAGGAAGTGAGAAGTCAGAAGCAAGAATTGAAAAGTTGGGTTCTTCTGTTAGTTCTTGCTTACCCTGTGATACTCCAGAGGGTAAACCTGCCACCTCtgaaaaggaagatgatgaaAAGCCAGCTCCTTCAAGTATCGCTTCTGCTGACATAAAAGATTCTATGTTTCAGATGGAATCCACAGTTTCTCCATCAAGTGGTCAGGACCATTTGCATGTGGATTTGAAAGCCTCCCCACATGATGGAGAAGGGGATGAAGAACGTGTCAAGTCTCATGATCACTTTGAAATGGAAGGTTTTGAAAATCCTTCAGATCATGAGCTGCAAAAAGGAGGAAGCCAGTCACTAGGCCTCCTTCTTCCTGATCTAAGCAAACTTGGCCTTCCTGCCTCTCTGCAAAGAGACCTGACACGACATATTAGTCTGAAGAGCAAAGTTGGGACACATCTTCCAGAGCCCAATCTCAATAACGCACGGCGCATTCGGAATGTGAGCGGCCATCGGAAAAGTGAGACTGAGAAGGAGTCGGGGCTTAAACCCACCCTCAGGCAGATTCTTAGTGCTTCCCGGCGAAATGTAAACTGGGATCAAGTCATCCAGCAAGTAACCAAGAAGAAACAGGAACTTGGCAAAGGTTTACCAAG GTTTGGCATAGAAATGGTGCCTCTTGTTCAAAATGAGCAAGAGGGTCTAGAACTCGGTGAAGAATCTGATCTGTCTACTCTGGAAGGATTCCAGTGGGAAGGGATTTCCTTAGCAGTGCCTGGCTCAGCCAGAAAACGTAGCTTTTCTGAAAGCAGTGTCATTGCAGACAGAAATCCTTCTGCTTATAGCTTCTTCAGTGAACAAgccaaattaaaagaaagtgGGCAAAAGCAAATAACTGCAGCTAGCCACTCACATCATGTAACATCTGGGTGCAAGGCAAGTGCTGACATTGAGGCTGACTTGAAACAGGAGACGTCTTCTCTTCCTTTGTCACCATTTATGTCGGAAAGAACTGAGACTAGTGGAAGAAGACACAGCCTACAAGCCACCTCTGAGGTCACAGGCCTCACAAAACAAGAGCAGGAGAGCCCGGAGAAGAGAATACctcttcttgaaaaacaaaatgtactAGAAATCTCAGAAGAAAATTGTTCAGCTTCAAATAATGCTTCACTTCTTGCAGTGTCTAATAACATAGATGCAGCTACAGACAGTAGCTGCACATCTGGTACTGAGCAGAATGACAGCCAAGGAATTGGAAAGAAACGAAGAGCAACTGGA GAGGGATCTTCTCCTGAAATTCCTAGTctagaaagaaagaataagagaAGAAGAATCAAAGGTAAAAAAG aacgTTCTCAGGTAGACCAGTTGTTGGCTATTTCACTGAGGGAAGAAGAGCTGAGCAAGTCCCTGCATAGTGTGGACAGCAGTCTCTTGCAGGCTAGGGCTGCCCTGCAGGCTGCATATGTTGAGGTTCAACGGTTCCTTGTATTAAAGCAACAG ATAACCATGGAAATGAGTACACTGAGAAGTCAGAGAATCCAGATCTTGCAGGGGCTACAAG AAACGTATGAACCTTCTGAGCTGTCAGAGCAACTTTCCTGCAGTGTCTTAAGTGAGAGAAGAAATACCAAGTCTCAGATGGTGGCTGAGCTAATTCCTGCAGGCTCTTTCCTGCCCCTTTTGGACACTTTGTCTTCTTCTGTACCTTCACTGGGAACTTCTGTTCATGTAAACATGCCGTCACCATTCCAGTCTTCTGGCATCATACCCACTGCTCCTCCTGACTCCTCAGTACAAGTTAAACGAGAACCTGTGTCTCCAAAAGgctcagaagaaaatgtgaattctGTACTCCAGAGCTCTCCATGTGCTTCACGAGCAGAAGAGGTAGAGCAGAAGGATG aagagaCCAATCAGCAAACTTCAGTGTATCCAGTTATCTCTGCAACCATATCCCTATCAGAGCTGGCAGCTTGTTTCCAGCACACTGATCAAGATGTTCACAAGCCTGCTGCGGACAGGGAAAAGGCTGGACTTTCTGAAAACCCTTCTCCTCATTCACTGCCTGTTTTCAGCAAGAAAGAAGCAAATGATACAGTGACCGAAAGCTTTTTACTGGATCAGTGTAGCCCTTCTCTTCCCAAGCATTCAATCCTTCTAGAAATGCCAATGGATAAAAGCCCCAAACTGTCAGCAGAACCATCCGAGCAACAGACGACAACCACTGTAGTCCCAGCAGAAAAagggaacaggaggaggagaaagttaaggaagaagaaaactctGAGGGCAGCCCACGTACCAGAGAACAGTGATACAGAACAGGATATAATTGACTCTAAGCCTGCCCGGAAAATCAAGGGTGGAAAGGTTCCCAAAGGAGAAAAGGTTACTACATCCACTCCTCCAAGACAGGAGGATGGAGCTATGGCTCAAACAGCAAGAACCAAAGATGAGAATGATAGTGATGCTTCTCTGGAACTGGTGGAAGTTCCAGCACCCCTGTGTGAAGTGGTTGACGTTGGTTCATCGGAGTCGGGAGATGAGAAGCCAGACAGTCCATCAAAGAGGGATTCACGCAGCTCTGTGGATCAAGCAATCCTAGGAGCGTCTTGCGCTGGTTATGATGAAGTGAGCTCTACCAGTGAGATTGGTACAAATTATAGGGATGATGTGAAAAGAAG TGTGGCTGAGACACAAACTTCCATATCATCATCATTAAGAGGATCAAAGAACTCATCAG AAGTGTCTTCGGAGCCAGGTGAGGATGAAGAACCTACAGAGGGAAACTTTGAGGGACACCTGGCTGCAGTGAATGCTATTCAGATTTTTGGGAATTTGTTGTATACCTGCTCAGCGGACAGAACTGTTTGTGCCTACAATCTGGTT AGCAGGAAGTGTGTGGCCATCTTTGAAGGACATACCTCAAAAGTGAACTGTCTCCTGGTCACTCAGACAAATGGGAAGAATGCTGCTCTCTACACTGGCTCAAGTGACCACACTATCAACTGTTACAATATCAAG TCCAAAGAGTGCATGGAACAGTTTAAATTGGAAGATCGAGTGCTTTGTTTACACAGTAGATGGCGGATCCTTTATGCAGGCCTTGCAAATGGCAGCGTGGTTACCTTCAGCATAAAG AACAACAAGCAGCTTGATACTTTTGAATGTCATGGCCCTAGAGCAGTGAGCTGTCTAGCCACAGCTCAGGAAGGAGCACGCAAGTTGTTGGTAGTGGGCTCCTACGACTGCACCATCAGCGTGCGAGATGCACGGAACGGGCTGCTTCTCAGAACCCTGGAAGGTCACAGCAAGACTATACTCTGCATGAAG GTTGTGAATGATCTGGTGTTCAGTGGCTCCAGTGATCAGTCTGTCCATGCCCACAACATTCAT
- the ZNF106 gene encoding zinc finger protein 106 isoform X2 encodes MVRERKCVLCHIVYNSKKEMEEHMRSMLHHRELENLKGRDSNHECRVCRVTLVGLSAYAKHISSQLHKDSVDAHDRKEEEKEEAEEEYLDKELIQLIKQRKERNRQAEPGCANKELECEDRRSQRRREERGAYKEREAYDQSSWHHHNASQRDWKWEKDDYINPRQGKFSHSQRNLTTSRHSGGPRGRSGRHQNVSGSSSNWHNYGNSGNAWHARERGGGTSNWHHSSARERNSTWHSEGTSHFSSWNSKSYGGNWKSSSHGANGWNFGNSGDTYSVEPNKYNKERYAWQRQEKDIDVLPYRDQKNRSDLLDFTSDKLPSEGMLDFGMSKQQESKISRSSGKSGSPSRDKMYRWTPYPSQKAAEQQPWSEDNISKTPDKMGSVFMPLTDSSMKGKTCEANVSLAKLRKWEASSPCNVTSDHLDSCKVMKDCSSGEKPDKDNGRSNKMPSLKSPLLSITDVKLPSPKQDTNSLLKNVRLLLSSTSGKEQNHLNALNLETNSFSSYSSKLKGACGGNLEDNKDVLGRNLGEPINNLSEAEQNPKDIQSNPSLQNIPLSSCKDTGDQNGEETGKALPKNEFRLDSLEDVSDDDLTGSEKSEARIEKLGSSVSSCLPCDTPEGKPATSEKEDDEKPAPSSIASADIKDSMFQMESTVSPSSGQDHLHVDLKASPHDGEGDEERVKSHDHFEMEGFENPSDHELQKGGSQSLGLLLPDLSKLGLPASLQRDLTRHISLKSKVGTHLPEPNLNNARRIRNVSGHRKSETEKESGLKPTLRQILSASRRNVNWDQVIQQVTKKKQELGKGLPRFGIEMVPLVQNEQEGLELGEESDLSTLEGFQWEGISLAVPGSARKRSFSESSVIADRNPSAYSFFSEQAKLKESGQKQITAASHSHHVTSGCKASADIEADLKQETSSLPLSPFMSERTETSGRRHSLQATSEVTGLTKQEQESPEKRIPLLEKQNVLEISEENCSASNNASLLAVSNNIDAATDSSCTSGTEQNDSQGIGKKRRATGEGSSPEIPSLERKNKRRRIKGKKERSQVDQLLAISLREEELSKSLHSVDSSLLQARAALQAAYVEVQRFLVLKQQITMEMSTLRSQRIQILQGLQETYEPSELSEQLSCSVLSERRNTKSQMVAELIPAGSFLPLLDTLSSSVPSLGTSVHVNMPSPFQSSGIIPTAPPDSSVQVKREPVSPKGSEENVNSVLQSSPCASRAEEVEQKDETNQQTSVYPVISATISLSELAACFQHTDQDVHKPAADREKAGLSENPSPHSLPVFSKKEANDTVTESFLLDQCSPSLPKHSILLEMPMDKSPKLSAEPSEQQTTTTVVPAEKGNRRRRKLRKKKTLRAAHVPENSDTEQDIIDSKPARKIKGGKVPKGEKVTTSTPPRQEDGAMAQTARTKDENDSDASLELVEVPAPLCEVVDVGSSESGDEKPDSPSKRDSRSSVDQAILGASCAGYDEVSSTSEIGTNYRDDVKRSVAETQTSISSSLRGSKNSSEVSSEPGEDEEPTEGNFEGHLAAVNAIQIFGNLLYTCSADRTVCAYNLVSRKCVAIFEGHTSKVNCLLVTQTNGKNAALYTGSSDHTINCYNIKSKECMEQFKLEDRVLCLHSRWRILYAGLANGSVVTFSIKNNKQLDTFECHGPRAVSCLATAQEGARKLLVVGSYDCTISVRDARNGLLLRTLEGHSKTILCMKVVNDLVFSGSSDQSVHAHNIHTGELVRIYKGHNHAVTVVNILGKVMVTACLDKFVRVYELQSHDRLQVYGGHTDMIMCMTIHKSMIYTGCYDGSVRAVRLNLMQNYRCWWHGCSLIFGVVDHLKQHLLSDHTNPNFQTLKCRWKNCDAFFTSRKGSKQDALGHIERHAEDDSRIDS; translated from the exons ATGGTTCGAGAACGAAAATGCGTATTATGTCACATTGTGTACAACTCAAAAAAG GAGATGGAAGAACACATGAGAAGCATGCTTCACCACAGAGAACTTGAAAACCTGAAGGGAAG GGACAGCAACCATGAATGCCGGGTGTGCAGGGTGACACTGGTGGGTTTGTCAGCATATGCCAAGCACATCTCCAGCCAGCTGCACAAAGACAGTGTTGATGCCCATgacagaaaagaggaagagaaagaagaggcagaagaagaATACCTTGACAAAGAACTCATTCAGCTAATCAAGCAAAGGAAGGAACGGAACCG GCAAGCTGAACCAGGCTGTGCAAACAAAGAATTAGAATGTGAAGACAGGAGATCACAGAGAAGGCGAGAAGAAAGAGGTGCTTACAAAGAAAGAGAAGCTTATGATCAGTCATCATGGCATCATCATAATGCATCACAAAGGGACTGGAAGTGGGAAAAGGATGATTATATTAATCCTAGACAGGGCAAATTTTCACACTCTCAGAGGAACCTTACTACAAGCAGACATTCAGGTGGCCCAAGGGGACGCTCTGGGAGGCACCAAAATGTTTCAGGAAGCTCTTCAAATTGGCATAACTATGGGAATTCTGGAAATGCTTGGCATGcaagagagaggggaggaggaacaTCAAATTGGCATCACAGTAGTGCCAGGGAGAGAAATTCTACTTGGCACTCAGAAGGAACAAGTCATTTTTCTAGCTGGAATTCCAAGAGTTATGGAGGAAACTGGAAATCTAGTTCTCATGGTGCAAATGGCTGGAATTTTGGAAACTCAGGAGATACATATTCGGTAGAGCCAAATAAATATAATAAGGAAAGATATGCATGGCAGCGTCAGGAGAAAGACATTGATGTTCTGCCATACAGAGATCAAAAAAATAGAAGTGACTTGCTTGATTTTACTAGTGATAAACTTCCTTCTGAGGGCATGTTGGATTTTGGTATGTCGAAGCaacaagaaagcaaaatttcAAGATCCAGTGGAAAAAGTGGCAGTCCTTCCAGAGATAAAATGTATCGCTGGACTCCCTACCCATCCCAGAAAGCTGCAGAGCAGCAACCATGGTCTGAAGATAACATTTCTAAAACTCCAGATAAAATGGGTTCTGTATTTATGCCTCTTACCGATTCAtcaatgaaaggaaaaacttGTGAAGCCAATGTTAGCCTTGCAAAACTTAGAAAATGGGAAGCATCTTCCCCCTGTAATGTAACCTCAGATCACCTTGATTCTTGCAAGGTAATGAAAGACTGTTCCAGTGGTGAAAAGCCTGACAAAGACAATGGCAGAAGTAATAAGATGCCATCACTGAAATCCCCCCTTCTGAGTATCACAGATGTGAAGTTACCTTCCCCAAAGCAGGACACAAACAGTCTCTTAAAAAATGTCAGGCTTCTGTTATCCTCAACTAGTGGCAAAGAGCAGAATCATTTGAATGCGCTGAACTTGGAAACAAACAGTTTCTCCTCTTATTCATCAAAGCTGAAGGGTGCATGTGGTGGTAACTTAGAAGACAACAAAGATGTGCTTGGTAGAAATCTTGGAGAGCCTATTAATAACTTAAGTGAAGCAGAGCAAAACCCCAAAGATATTCAGTCCAACCCTTCCTTGCAAAATATTCCCTTAAGCTCTTGCAAGGATACAGGTGACCAGAATGGGGAAGAAACTGGGAAAGCATTGCCAAAGAATGAGTTCAGACTAGATTCATTAGAAGATGTAAGCGATGATGATTTAACAGGAAGTGAGAAGTCAGAAGCAAGAATTGAAAAGTTGGGTTCTTCTGTTAGTTCTTGCTTACCCTGTGATACTCCAGAGGGTAAACCTGCCACCTCtgaaaaggaagatgatgaaAAGCCAGCTCCTTCAAGTATCGCTTCTGCTGACATAAAAGATTCTATGTTTCAGATGGAATCCACAGTTTCTCCATCAAGTGGTCAGGACCATTTGCATGTGGATTTGAAAGCCTCCCCACATGATGGAGAAGGGGATGAAGAACGTGTCAAGTCTCATGATCACTTTGAAATGGAAGGTTTTGAAAATCCTTCAGATCATGAGCTGCAAAAAGGAGGAAGCCAGTCACTAGGCCTCCTTCTTCCTGATCTAAGCAAACTTGGCCTTCCTGCCTCTCTGCAAAGAGACCTGACACGACATATTAGTCTGAAGAGCAAAGTTGGGACACATCTTCCAGAGCCCAATCTCAATAACGCACGGCGCATTCGGAATGTGAGCGGCCATCGGAAAAGTGAGACTGAGAAGGAGTCGGGGCTTAAACCCACCCTCAGGCAGATTCTTAGTGCTTCCCGGCGAAATGTAAACTGGGATCAAGTCATCCAGCAAGTAACCAAGAAGAAACAGGAACTTGGCAAAGGTTTACCAAG GTTTGGCATAGAAATGGTGCCTCTTGTTCAAAATGAGCAAGAGGGTCTAGAACTCGGTGAAGAATCTGATCTGTCTACTCTGGAAGGATTCCAGTGGGAAGGGATTTCCTTAGCAGTGCCTGGCTCAGCCAGAAAACGTAGCTTTTCTGAAAGCAGTGTCATTGCAGACAGAAATCCTTCTGCTTATAGCTTCTTCAGTGAACAAgccaaattaaaagaaagtgGGCAAAAGCAAATAACTGCAGCTAGCCACTCACATCATGTAACATCTGGGTGCAAGGCAAGTGCTGACATTGAGGCTGACTTGAAACAGGAGACGTCTTCTCTTCCTTTGTCACCATTTATGTCGGAAAGAACTGAGACTAGTGGAAGAAGACACAGCCTACAAGCCACCTCTGAGGTCACAGGCCTCACAAAACAAGAGCAGGAGAGCCCGGAGAAGAGAATACctcttcttgaaaaacaaaatgtactAGAAATCTCAGAAGAAAATTGTTCAGCTTCAAATAATGCTTCACTTCTTGCAGTGTCTAATAACATAGATGCAGCTACAGACAGTAGCTGCACATCTGGTACTGAGCAGAATGACAGCCAAGGAATTGGAAAGAAACGAAGAGCAACTGGA GAGGGATCTTCTCCTGAAATTCCTAGTctagaaagaaagaataagagaAGAAGAATCAAAGGTAAAAAAG aacgTTCTCAGGTAGACCAGTTGTTGGCTATTTCACTGAGGGAAGAAGAGCTGAGCAAGTCCCTGCATAGTGTGGACAGCAGTCTCTTGCAGGCTAGGGCTGCCCTGCAGGCTGCATATGTTGAGGTTCAACGGTTCCTTGTATTAAAGCAACAG ATAACCATGGAAATGAGTACACTGAGAAGTCAGAGAATCCAGATCTTGCAGGGGCTACAAG AAACGTATGAACCTTCTGAGCTGTCAGAGCAACTTTCCTGCAGTGTCTTAAGTGAGAGAAGAAATACCAAGTCTCAGATGGTGGCTGAGCTAATTCCTGCAGGCTCTTTCCTGCCCCTTTTGGACACTTTGTCTTCTTCTGTACCTTCACTGGGAACTTCTGTTCATGTAAACATGCCGTCACCATTCCAGTCTTCTGGCATCATACCCACTGCTCCTCCTGACTCCTCAGTACAAGTTAAACGAGAACCTGTGTCTCCAAAAGgctcagaagaaaatgtgaattctGTACTCCAGAGCTCTCCATGTGCTTCACGAGCAGAAGAGGTAGAGCAGAAGGATG agaCCAATCAGCAAACTTCAGTGTATCCAGTTATCTCTGCAACCATATCCCTATCAGAGCTGGCAGCTTGTTTCCAGCACACTGATCAAGATGTTCACAAGCCTGCTGCGGACAGGGAAAAGGCTGGACTTTCTGAAAACCCTTCTCCTCATTCACTGCCTGTTTTCAGCAAGAAAGAAGCAAATGATACAGTGACCGAAAGCTTTTTACTGGATCAGTGTAGCCCTTCTCTTCCCAAGCATTCAATCCTTCTAGAAATGCCAATGGATAAAAGCCCCAAACTGTCAGCAGAACCATCCGAGCAACAGACGACAACCACTGTAGTCCCAGCAGAAAAagggaacaggaggaggagaaagttaaggaagaagaaaactctGAGGGCAGCCCACGTACCAGAGAACAGTGATACAGAACAGGATATAATTGACTCTAAGCCTGCCCGGAAAATCAAGGGTGGAAAGGTTCCCAAAGGAGAAAAGGTTACTACATCCACTCCTCCAAGACAGGAGGATGGAGCTATGGCTCAAACAGCAAGAACCAAAGATGAGAATGATAGTGATGCTTCTCTGGAACTGGTGGAAGTTCCAGCACCCCTGTGTGAAGTGGTTGACGTTGGTTCATCGGAGTCGGGAGATGAGAAGCCAGACAGTCCATCAAAGAGGGATTCACGCAGCTCTGTGGATCAAGCAATCCTAGGAGCGTCTTGCGCTGGTTATGATGAAGTGAGCTCTACCAGTGAGATTGGTACAAATTATAGGGATGATGTGAAAAGAAG TGTGGCTGAGACACAAACTTCCATATCATCATCATTAAGAGGATCAAAGAACTCATCAG AAGTGTCTTCGGAGCCAGGTGAGGATGAAGAACCTACAGAGGGAAACTTTGAGGGACACCTGGCTGCAGTGAATGCTATTCAGATTTTTGGGAATTTGTTGTATACCTGCTCAGCGGACAGAACTGTTTGTGCCTACAATCTGGTT AGCAGGAAGTGTGTGGCCATCTTTGAAGGACATACCTCAAAAGTGAACTGTCTCCTGGTCACTCAGACAAATGGGAAGAATGCTGCTCTCTACACTGGCTCAAGTGACCACACTATCAACTGTTACAATATCAAG TCCAAAGAGTGCATGGAACAGTTTAAATTGGAAGATCGAGTGCTTTGTTTACACAGTAGATGGCGGATCCTTTATGCAGGCCTTGCAAATGGCAGCGTGGTTACCTTCAGCATAAAG AACAACAAGCAGCTTGATACTTTTGAATGTCATGGCCCTAGAGCAGTGAGCTGTCTAGCCACAGCTCAGGAAGGAGCACGCAAGTTGTTGGTAGTGGGCTCCTACGACTGCACCATCAGCGTGCGAGATGCACGGAACGGGCTGCTTCTCAGAACCCTGGAAGGTCACAGCAAGACTATACTCTGCATGAAG GTTGTGAATGATCTGGTGTTCAGTGGCTCCAGTGATCAGTCTGTCCATGCCCACAACATTCAT